A window of Pseudomonas denitrificans (nom. rej.) genomic DNA:
CGTGGCGCATGGCGTAGCGCAGCAGGCGCAGGTGGCTGGCGAAGGACGGCCAGCGGCGCGGGATCAGGATCGGGTCGAGCGCCGCGTAGGCCTGGTTGCGCTGTCGCGGCTGGGAGAAGTCGATGAAGTTGCGGTTGAGGTCGACGTTCTCGTGGGTCCAGCGCCGCCACCAGGAAAAACCGTAAGGGTTGGCCGCGTGCAGGTAGAGCACCGCGCAGTCGGCCTTGGCGCATTGCTCCAGCCAGTCGGGATCATTGAGCAGCGCAACCTGCACCGCCGAGCCGCAGAAACCTTCCACTCCATGACAGCCGCTGCTGATGATCAGCAGGTTCTGCGCATCGCGCGGACCACTGCGTGCCACGTCCAGCGCGAGCGGTTCGCCATCGCGGCCGGCCAGCGGGTGGCGGTGGGATTCGACGACCAGGCCGGCGGACAGGCACGCGGCGAGAAACTTGCCACGCGCTTCGGCGTAGCTCTGGGAAAAACAGGCAGACGGGTTCATCACCGCTCCGGATGATTGGATGTTGCGAGGCCCGCTGGGCGGGCCCTTCGGGGAATATCAGGCGTGGCCGACCGCACCGGGCAGCGGCGCTTCGCTGTGCGCGCCCTGCAGGGACTGGCGGGTGCGCTCGGGGCGATGATCCGGCAGCCGAGGATGGCGCCGACCACGGTGAGCACGCCGAACAGGCCAAGCGCCGTCTCGAAGCCATGGGCGATGTCACCGCCGCGCAGCTCGACCAACTGGCCGACGATCCAGGGCGCGAGCATGCCGGCGCTGGTCATGCCGCCAATGTGAATGGCCAGCATCGAACCGCGCTGGGCGCTCGGGGCGATGTAGGCGACCAGGGTGTTGCAGAAGGTCGGCAGGACGTTCACCAGGATCGCGCCCAGGGCGTAGAGCACCAGGATCGCCAGGCGATCGCCGTGCAGCAGGGTCAGCGCGCAGAAGGCAACACCGGCGACCGCTGCGAAGGCCATCGGCGGCAGCACCATGGCGCGCTGCACCGAGGCGCCGCGCTTCATCGCCCGCTGGGAGAGCGTGGAGAGCAGCAGGTTGGCAAGGATCACCCCGACCGTCACCACCATCACCGTGTAGCCCGACTGCATGGGCGTCATGCCCTGGCCCTTCTGCAGGTACACCGGCACCCAGCTGTACACCAGCGCGGTGGGCAGGTAGCTGAGGAAGCCCATCAGGGTGATCCAGATGAAACTGCGGTTGAGCAGCAGGCGGCTGTACGGCAGGCGCAGTGACGACCCCGGCCCCTCTTCCTCGGTCTGCTGGCCTTCACGGCCGAAGACCAGCCAGACCACCAGCCAGACCAGCCCGAGCAGCGCCAGCAGGAAATACGCGGTGCGCCAGCCGAAGTGCTGG
This region includes:
- a CDS encoding MFS transporter; this translates as MKQRTVVLILLMLVMVISVLDKTIFAFAGAQIIDELKLSPTEFGFIGSAFFFLYSISGVLVGFLANRFPTRWILAGMSVVWMASQLLVALSSGFAALVAGRLLLGAGTGPGTAVTQHACFKWFGPKERVLPSALIQVSIMLGAVLGALSLPLAIQHFGWRTAYFLLALLGLVWLVVWLVFGREGQQTEEEGPGSSLRLPYSRLLLNRSFIWITLMGFLSYLPTALVYSWVPVYLQKGQGMTPMQSGYTVMVVTVGVILANLLLSTLSQRAMKRGASVQRAMVLPPMAFAAVAGVAFCALTLLHGDRLAILVLYALGAILVNVLPTFCNTLVAYIAPSAQRGSMLAIHIGGMTSAGMLAPWIVGQLVELRGGDIAHGFETALGLFGVLTVVGAILGCRIIAPSAPASPCRARTAKRRCPVRSATPDIPRRARPAGLATSNHPER